A region of Gloeocapsa sp. PCC 73106 DNA encodes the following proteins:
- a CDS encoding DUF6259 domain-containing protein, whose protein sequence is MAVSKYLKYLLILVSVPILLLFSSNFSSYQSQNISGAIDQEIQKIAQIWSTASNQQKAQLGLADLLLYSAKERLSNQPGLAQQLYQNAISISTSSTNLGNPAYYNFKALNQDQQEVQFYAIGTGNIAYLLIGENVSNSVPQTLSLDSIHYPSQHHYFIKPAFTPRPLWKASFTRADRAEFKETLVNSIQAKLTVAPELIPGPNYRALHLKWSDVTVPETTELVNVEAELRLYPDSEKSDWYINVDPKTNQTEAKKVLYQVEFPIIPNLSKQTGNNNPDYLVFPFHSGELLINPSQALTKPRKELYPGQTRWQALVYYQSNHGLNFMVTDPDGHAKTALAQSGGDGTIQLSWIHHPARAGYPKSRLRMMGNNPTVNYSCRLVTYTGDWYEGAQVYRNWMLEQDFLGTGKPKRLAINPEAAEWAKNMILSYRTFSSFGLENIPDLLGDDSNQVRQVYDFHQKNLAAYSGQISIYAWRDLPKGKPTFFDRPEVAPGDDNYIGPNFGKAIAKLRENNLRGNPYIEAPLWDVNGTTYGPEKGSKIAMRYYDQRPIKVKFGKGKQETTLTWVDVGTEPWIKKQEGIVKSLLNDAQSEVEKIDGVYFDFALITNQLNHHNPQTVGGNHASMGWKNLFQRVTSTARTDNPRYTLFTEGMADCYLNLNHFYLHFQKEIPFDIALWGDYNKTYGTKSSWATLDADPINDWEQAVPMARTLAWGQPIGRIDSAMIQGGETVQNFLVQLAHYRQANLDYLSTGRMLKPVTINSLQWLTPPNPQVPPNQLPDVMIPNAVFAHPNPADKSVLFILINGTTQNSAATVNFTIDPKQYNLANNYQLYRRSVSGNPAIASDTPVGNFSQGSLTQSLQLQPLEIVTYVAKP, encoded by the coding sequence ATGGCGGTCTCTAAATATCTAAAATACTTATTAATACTTGTATCTGTTCCTATTTTGCTGCTTTTTAGTAGTAACTTCTCTAGTTATCAATCTCAAAATATTAGTGGAGCTATTGATCAAGAAATACAGAAAATTGCTCAAATTTGGTCAACAGCTAGCAACCAACAAAAAGCTCAATTAGGGTTAGCTGATTTATTGCTCTACAGCGCTAAAGAACGTTTGTCGAATCAACCTGGTTTAGCTCAGCAACTCTATCAAAATGCTATCTCAATTAGCACCTCCTCAACTAACTTGGGTAATCCTGCTTATTATAATTTTAAAGCTCTCAATCAAGATCAGCAAGAAGTACAATTCTATGCAATTGGTACTGGGAATATAGCCTATTTATTAATAGGGGAAAATGTCAGTAATTCTGTTCCCCAAACCCTAAGTTTAGATAGTATTCACTATCCCAGTCAACACCACTATTTTATTAAACCCGCTTTTACTCCTCGTCCTCTTTGGAAAGCATCTTTTACTAGAGCAGATAGGGCTGAATTTAAAGAAACTCTAGTTAATAGTATTCAAGCTAAATTAACCGTTGCTCCTGAATTGATTCCAGGACCTAATTATCGAGCTTTGCATTTAAAATGGAGCGATGTAACTGTTCCAGAAACCACCGAATTAGTTAACGTAGAAGCCGAATTAAGACTATATCCAGATAGCGAAAAATCAGATTGGTATATCAACGTCGATCCCAAAACGAATCAAACAGAAGCCAAAAAAGTTCTTTATCAAGTTGAGTTTCCCATTATTCCTAATCTGAGTAAACAGACTGGTAATAATAATCCTGATTATCTTGTTTTTCCCTTTCACTCGGGAGAATTATTGATTAACCCTAGTCAAGCTTTGACAAAACCCAGAAAAGAGTTATATCCAGGACAGACTCGCTGGCAGGCCCTAGTATATTACCAAAGTAATCATGGTTTGAATTTTATGGTTACCGACCCAGATGGTCACGCTAAAACAGCGCTAGCACAAAGTGGAGGGGATGGTACGATCCAACTGTCTTGGATACATCATCCAGCGAGAGCAGGTTATCCTAAAAGTCGATTGAGAATGATGGGAAATAATCCCACTGTCAACTATTCTTGTCGTCTGGTAACTTACACAGGAGATTGGTACGAAGGAGCTCAAGTTTATCGCAACTGGATGTTAGAACAAGACTTTTTGGGTACGGGTAAACCGAAAAGACTCGCTATCAATCCCGAAGCGGCTGAATGGGCTAAAAACATGATATTGTCCTACCGCACCTTTTCCTCTTTTGGGCTCGAAAATATACCCGATTTATTGGGGGATGATAGTAACCAAGTACGACAGGTTTATGACTTTCATCAAAAAAACTTAGCGGCTTATTCAGGACAAATAAGTATATATGCTTGGCGCGATCTACCTAAAGGAAAACCGACGTTTTTCGATCGCCCTGAAGTAGCCCCAGGAGATGATAATTATATAGGACCGAATTTTGGTAAAGCGATCGCCAAACTCAGAGAAAACAATCTAAGAGGTAATCCCTACATTGAAGCACCTTTATGGGATGTAAATGGTACAACTTATGGACCAGAAAAAGGTTCCAAAATAGCCATGCGTTACTACGATCAAAGACCAATCAAAGTCAAATTTGGCAAAGGTAAACAAGAAACTACCTTAACCTGGGTCGACGTGGGTACGGAACCGTGGATTAAAAAACAGGAAGGAATCGTCAAGAGCTTACTCAACGACGCTCAATCGGAAGTAGAAAAAATCGATGGCGTTTATTTCGACTTTGCTTTAATCACGAATCAACTCAACCACCATAACCCTCAAACCGTAGGAGGTAATCACGCAAGTATGGGGTGGAAAAATCTATTTCAGAGAGTTACCAGCACAGCTCGCACCGACAACCCTCGCTATACTCTTTTTACCGAAGGTATGGCGGACTGTTACCTTAATCTCAATCACTTTTACCTTCACTTTCAAAAAGAAATACCCTTTGATATCGCTCTGTGGGGAGACTATAACAAAACCTACGGTACTAAGTCCTCTTGGGCTACTCTAGACGCAGATCCCATTAACGACTGGGAACAAGCTGTCCCCATGGCCCGCACCCTCGCTTGGGGTCAACCTATTGGTCGCATCGACAGTGCGATGATCCAAGGAGGTGAGACGGTGCAAAACTTTTTAGTTCAATTAGCTCATTATCGTCAAGCCAATTTAGACTATCTAAGTACCGGGAGAATGCTCAAACCAGTCACTATCAATTCGTTGCAGTGGTTAACCCCTCCTAATCCCCAGGTTCCCCCCAATCAACTCCCCGACGTTATGATTCCTAACGCTGTTTTTGCTCATCCCAATCCCGCAGATAAAAGCGTGTTGTTTATTTTAATCAATGGGACAACACAAAATTCTGCAGCCACTGTCAACTTTACGATTGATCCAAAGCAGTATAATCTTGCTAATAATTATCAACTATATCGTCGTAGTGTTAGCGGTAACCCTGCGATCGCCAGCGATACCCCAGTAGGGAACTTTAGTCAAGGAAGTCTAACTCAATCCCTTCAACTTCAGCCACTGGAAATAGTTACCTACGTCGCTAAACCCTAA